Proteins found in one Paralichthys olivaceus isolate ysfri-2021 chromosome 19, ASM2471397v2, whole genome shotgun sequence genomic segment:
- the LOC109632595 gene encoding clathrin coat assembly protein AP180-like isoform X12 has protein sequence MSGQTLTDRIAAAQYQLTGSDMARAVCKATTHEVMAPKKKHLDYLVSATNTTNVNIPQMADTLFERATNASWVVVFKALVTSHHMCVHGNERFIQYLASRTSLFNLSNFIDKTGSHGYDMSTFIRRYGRYLNEKAFAYRQMAFDFTRVKKGAEGVMRTMTTEKLLKGMPVLQTQIDTLMEFDVHPKELNNGIINAAFLLLFKDLVKLFASYNDGVINLLEKYFKMKKSDCKEALEIYKRFLTRVTKIGEFMKLAETVGVDKNDIPDINYAPSSILESLETHMNGLEDVKGGKKGEG, from the exons ATGTCGGGGCAAACGCTCACGGATCGCATCGCCGCTGCGCAGTACCAGCTAACGGGATCAGACATGGCCCGAGCTGTCTGCAAAGCCACCACTCATGAAGTGATGGCGCCCAAGAAAAAGCACCTGGACT ACCTGGTGTCGGCCACCAACACCACCAACGTGAACATCCCTCAGATGGCTGACACGCTGTTTGAGCGAGCCACCAATGCCAGCTGGGTGGTCGTGTTCAAGGCCCTCGTCACCAGCCATCACATGTGTGTCCACGGCAATGAG aGATTCATTCAGTACTTGGCTTCCAGGACCTCCCTGTTCAACCTCAGTAACTTTATCGACAAAACCGGCTCTCACG GCTATGACATGTCTACATTCATCAGACGGTATGGACGATACCTGAATGAGAAAGCTTTCGCCTATCGCCAGATGGCTTTTGACTTCACCAGAGTCAAGAAGGG TGCTGAGGGCGTGATGAGGACCATGACCACTGAGAAGCTGTTGAAAGGCATGCCTGTTCTTCAGACTCAGATTGACACACTCATGGAGTTCGAT GTTCATCCCAAGGAGCTGAACAACGGGATCATCAATGCTGCATTTTTGCTTCTCTTCAAGGACCTGGTCAAACTGTTTGCATCCTACAATGATGGCGTCATCAACCTATTAG AGAAATACTTCAAGATGAAGAAGAGTGACTGTAAGGAGGCCTTGGAGATCTACAAGAGGTTCCTGACCAGGGTGACGAAGATTGGGGAATTCATGAAGCTGGCTGAG ACAGTTGGAGTTGACAAAAATGACATTCCTGACATTAACTAC GCTCCCAGCAGTATCCTCGAGTCTCTGGAAACACACATGAATGGTCTGGAGGACGTAAAGGGTGGAAAGAAGGG TGAAGGGTGA